The following coding sequences lie in one Silene latifolia isolate original U9 population unplaced genomic scaffold, ASM4854445v1 scaffold_228, whole genome shotgun sequence genomic window:
- the LOC141638916 gene encoding uncharacterized protein LOC141638916: MYQVVTKQRSLKQPLKQLNRAKFADVEKAVEVAKLKLSNLQIQMHGDPSNHTILQEESAAAEEYMDLCKANHSYLSQKAKVGWLCEGDENTKYFHNQIRARQMHNKILQIKDKNRILHTDPHNIERAFLEYYKDLQGDNTDTLDVNIPTVRTGSLISDHHRSILLKPVSAQDVMECIFSIPATKSPGPDGFTNQFYRDSWAIIGKDITGAVVRPKIWIWADLGQQAWKCYGMQDIREPGCQRQQSAQDMGQRSTREKFMRVQHLARSEEGQSYLMSN; this comes from the coding sequence ATGTACCAGGTGGTTACTAAACAAAGGAGTTTGAAACAGCCTCTGAAGCAGCTAAATAGAGCTAAATTTGCTGATGTGGAAAAAGCAGTGGAAGTGGCTAAGCTCAAATTATCTAATTTACAAATTCAGATGCATGGGGATCCTAGCAACCATACTATTTTACAAGAGGAATCAGCTGCTGCAGAGGAGTATATGGACCTATGTAAAGCTAATCATAGCTATCTCAGTCAGAAGGCTAAGGTTGGATGGTTATGTGAGGGGGATGAGAATACTAAATATTTTCATAACCAGATTAGAGCTAGGCAAATGCATAATAAGATTCTCCAAATCAAGGATAAAAATAGGATACTACATACTGATCCTCATAACATTGAGAGAGCTTTCCTGGAGTATTATAAGGATTTACAGGGAGATAACACTGACACTCTGGATGTAAATATTCCTACTGTCAGGACTGGCAGCTTAATTTCTGATCATCATAGGAGTATCCTGCTGAAACCTGTGTCTGCTCAGGATGTTATGGAGTGTATATTTAGCATACCTGCTACCAAATCTCCTGGTCCAGATGGATTCACCAATCAATTTTATAGAGACTCTTGGGCTATTATTGGGAAGGATATTACTGGGGCTGTTGTTAGGCCCAAAATATGGATATGGGCTGACTTGGGGCAGCAGGCCTGGAAGTGTTACGGGATGCAGGATATCAGGGAGCCAGGATGCCAGCGTCAGCAATCAGCGCAGGATATGGGCCAAAGGTCCACGCGGGAGAAGTTTATGAGGGTCCAACATCTTGCGAGATCTGAAGAAGGACAGTCCTACCTAATgtcaaattag
- the LOC141638917 gene encoding uncharacterized protein LOC141638917 — protein sequence MSTAINAFRQGLDKESNLYKELTMYPCERFEEVQQRATAALRLEEDIQARKGTAGFDKTSRKFAPEKKDGRIKPYSRPNISRVTEKTQQIDDSPHPPKLSEYGFNTGMEGLLKALRNLGDQVRWPKPPTQDRPNDDRDSSKRCEWHQDIGHRTEDCYKLRREVKFQIINVITGGSELAGLTYSAAKRKATGSKGGHPETSYKVSQSNLPPVTFDETDMESGAEQHDDALTITLSIGNCTVRKALVDTGSSVNLIMLETLKTMGFDKENLVKKSVPLVGFSGETAHSVGEITIPTYIEGVNKLVRYLIIEGPTTYNVILGRPWLHR from the exons ATGTCCACTGCTATCAACGCCTTCAGGCAGGGCCTGGATAAGGagtcaaacctctacaaagaattaACTATGTATCCTTGTGAGAGATTCGAGGAAGTTCAACAGAGAGCTACTGCAGCGTTAAGATTGGAAGAAGATATACAGGCTAGAAAGGGTACAGCAGGCTTCGACAAGACAAGTAGGAAATTCGCACCAGAAAAGAAGGATGGCAGAATTAAGCCATACAGCAGGCCCAATATCAGCAGAGTAACAGAAAAAACTCAGCAAATTGACGATTCTCCGCACCCTCCTAAGCTTTCTGAATACGGATTCAACACGGGAATGGAAGGGTTGTTGAAAGCACTCAGAAACCTGGGTGACCAGGTGAGATGGCCAAAGCCACCCACTCAGGATAGGCCAAACGACGACAGAGACAGCAGTAAGAGGTGTGAATGGCACCAAGACATAGGGCATAGGACCGAAGATTGCTACAAATTGCGGAGGGAGGTGAAGTTCCAG ATtattaacgtgataacaggcggatcCGAGCTAGCAGGATTGACATATTCCGCCGCGAAGAGGAAAGCCACCGGGAGTAAAGGGGGTCATCCAGAAACCTCGTACAAAGTAAGCCAGAGCAATTTACCCCCAGTAACTTTCGATGAAACCGACATGGAAAGCGGCGCAGAACAGCATGACGATGCCTTGACGATAACATTATCCATTGGCAATTGCACTGTACGGAAAGCATTGGTAGATACAGGGAGCTCTGTGAACCTTATCATGCTCGAAACCCTCAAAACCATGGGTTTCGATAAAGAGAACCTGGTAAAGAAATCTGTGCCACTGGTGGGATTTAGTGGAGAGACTGCGCATTCAGTAGGTGAGATAACCATCCCAACATATATTGAAGGAGTTAACAAATTAGTAAGATACCTAATCATCGAAGGTCCAACCACCTACAACGTGATACTGGGAAGACCGTGGTTGCATCGATGA